A DNA window from Anastrepha obliqua isolate idAnaObli1 chromosome 5, idAnaObli1_1.0, whole genome shotgun sequence contains the following coding sequences:
- the LOC129248926 gene encoding spidroin-2-like encodes MKVLITLALLIAAVSALPQFGFGPPGFYGGGPGFGPPGFGPPPPPGFGPPPPPGFGPPPPGFGGYGNRGGGGGGSASSSASSSASSSAGGGLGGGSSSASASASASSSFGVLTAKREFNIMKVLFTLALLIAAVSALPQFGFGPPGFYGGGPGFGPPGFGPPPPPGFGPPPPPGFGPPPPGFGRPFRGGGYGGGFAPGGFGPGGYGNRGGGGGGSASSSASSSASSSAGGGLGGGSSSASASASASSSFGGGFRG; translated from the exons ATGAAAGTTTTAATTACTTTGGCGTTGTTGATTGCAGCTGTTTCGGCGCTGCCACAATTCGGCTTTGGCCCACCAGGCTTCTATGGTGGAGGACCTGGCTTCGGTCCACCTGGTTTTGGACCTCCTCCTCCACCTGGTTTCGGTCCTCCTCCTCCACCTGGTTTCGGTCCTCCACCACCCGGTTTCG GCGGTTACGGTAatcgtggtggtggtggtggtggaagTGCTTCATCCTCAGCTTCGTCGAGCGCCAGTTCGTCTGCTGGTGGCGGTCTAGGCGGTGGTTCTTCGTCAGCGTCCGCTTCAGCTTCGGCGTCGTCTTCCTTCGGTG TATTAACTGCTAAACGAGAGTTTAACATCATGaaagttttatttactttggCGTTGTTGATTGCAGCTGTTTCGGCGCTGCCACAATTCGGCTTTGGCCCACCAGGCTTCTATGGTGGAGGACCTGGCTTCGGTCCACCTGGTTTTGGACCTCCTCCTCCACCTGGTTTCGGTCCTCCTCCGCCACCTGGTTTCGGTCCTCCACCACCCGGTTTCGGCCGACCTTTTAGAGGCGGAGGCTATGGTGGAGGTTTTGCCCCTGGTGGCTTCGGTCCAGGCGGTTACGGTAatcgtggtggtggtggtggtggaagTGCTTCATCCTCAGCTTCGTCGAGCGCCAGTTCGTCTGCTGGTGGCGGTCTAGGCGGTGGTTCTTCGTCAGCGTCCGCTTCAGCTTCGGCGTCGTCTTCCTTCGGTGGTGGCTTCCGCGGCTAA
- the LOC129248620 gene encoding keratin, type II cytoskeletal 1-like, with product MKVLFTLALLIAAVSALPQFGFGPPGFYGGGPGFGPPPPGFGRPFRGGGYGGGFGHGGGFGPGGFGRGSYGNRGGGGGGSASSSASSSASSSAGGGLGGGSSSASASASASSSFGGGFRG from the coding sequence ATGaaagttttatttactttggCGTTGTTGATTGCAGCTGTTTCGGCGTTACCGCAATTCGGCTTCGGTCCACCAGGCTTCTATGGTGGTGGACCTGGCTTTGGTCCTCCACCACCCGGTTTCGGCCGACCTTTTAGAGGCGGAGGCTATGGTGGAGGTTTTGGCCATGGTGGAGGTTTTGGCCCTGGTGGCTTCGGTCGAGGCAGTTACGGTAatcgtggtggtggtggtggtggaagTGCTTCATCCTCAGCTTCGTCGAGCGCCAGTTCGTCTGCTGGTGGCGGTCTAGGCGGTGGTTCTTCGTCAGCGTCCGCTTCAGCTTCGGCGTCGTCTTCCTTCGGTGGTGGCTTCCGCGGCTAA